One part of the Tunicatimonas pelagia genome encodes these proteins:
- a CDS encoding AAA family ATPase, producing MLNSLGIKNYRNLKSLEIEKLARVNLIAGKNNTGKTSLLEAVWLYSSKGGVEEIYQIIKDRGEIQDNSGKSNDEYEVNLEHLTSLFHNRILDLPASIQIGEFSQDKNHSNKVNIEIVEFWEETGGEKNRVYNNESLPKYLHIVENEEERIKHQNKLKPALKIVWKDLPYLLYPLSKPIANYRAKLNKLFVDKFDSQFVRSTSDFESENAKLWDNIALTDREDHVIKALKIIEPNVEKLGFVGDNDRTRKAVVKLKNRKEVLPLKSMGDGMNRILSIVLAQINAIGRYLLIDEFENGLHYTVQEDLWRMIFKLAKELNVQVFATTHSNDCIRAFENVLNDGNQSEGQYFRLEKFSDPALGEVIKPIFYSPEELEVATDQNIETR from the coding sequence ATGCTAAACTCATTGGGCATTAAAAACTACCGTAATCTTAAAAGTCTGGAGATTGAGAAACTCGCTCGAGTAAATTTGATCGCTGGTAAAAACAATACTGGAAAAACTTCTTTGTTAGAAGCGGTTTGGCTGTATTCTTCGAAAGGAGGTGTAGAGGAAATATACCAAATCATAAAAGACCGGGGAGAAATTCAGGATAATAGTGGTAAGTCCAACGATGAGTATGAAGTTAATCTCGAACATCTTACTTCATTGTTTCACAACAGAATCCTTGATTTACCAGCTAGTATTCAAATTGGCGAATTTTCTCAGGACAAAAATCATAGCAATAAGGTAAATATAGAAATAGTAGAATTTTGGGAAGAAACCGGCGGCGAGAAAAATAGGGTATATAACAATGAATCTCTGCCAAAGTATCTACATATCGTTGAAAATGAGGAGGAGCGTATTAAACATCAGAATAAACTCAAACCAGCCTTAAAAATAGTATGGAAAGATCTACCATATCTTTTGTATCCTTTATCAAAACCAATAGCAAATTACAGAGCCAAGCTAAATAAGCTATTTGTAGATAAGTTTGATTCTCAATTTGTGAGGTCAACTAGTGATTTTGAGAGTGAAAATGCTAAGCTTTGGGATAATATAGCATTGACTGATAGAGAGGATCACGTAATCAAAGCTCTCAAAATAATTGAGCCAAATGTGGAGAAACTTGGCTTTGTAGGTGATAATGATAGGACTAGAAAAGCTGTAGTAAAGCTCAAAAATAGAAAAGAGGTATTACCTCTAAAAAGTATGGGAGACGGTATGAACCGAATTCTCTCAATTGTCTTAGCTCAGATAAATGCAATTGGGCGTTACCTGCTCATCGATGAATTTGAAAATGGCTTACATTACACCGTCCAGGAAGATTTGTGGCGGATGATTTTCAAACTGGCAAAAGAGCTTAACGTACAGGTGTTTGCTACTACGCACAGTAATGATTGTATCCGAGCGTTTGAAAATGTGCTGAACGATGGCAATCAGTCAGAAGGACAGTATTTTCGGCTAGAAAAATTCAGCGATCCAGCACTCGGCGAAGTCATCAAGCCAATTTTTTATAGCCCTGAAGAACTGGAAGTTGCTACTGACCAAAATATTGAGACTCGCTGA
- the aspS gene encoding aspartate--tRNA ligase codes for MLRTHTCGELRLENANEEVTLTGWVQRKRDKGGVLWIDLRDRYGLTQLIFKDGETADELIKQAQDVGREYVLKASGKVIERYSKNPDLPTGDIEIEVTDLKVLNPSKVPPFTIEDNTDGGEDLRMKYRYLDLRRNEVRQKLQLRHRMMQQTRRYLDAQEFIEVETPVLIKSTPEGARDFVVPSRMHPGEFYALPQSPQTFKQLLMVSGFDRYFQIVKCFRDEDLRADRQPEFTQIDCEMSFVTQEDILSTFEGLTKHLFKEVKGLEITDAFPRMSYADVMKYYGNDKPDTRFEMRFVELNEVAQGKGFNVFDSAELVVGIVASGCAEYSRKQLDALTNFVKRPQVGAKGLVYVKCNANGTFKSSVDKFYSQDDLKQWMQTMQAKEGDLLLVLSGDKNPTRKALSELRLHLGSELNLRDKSVYKPLWVVDFPLLEWDEESQRYYAMHHPFTSPKPEDVEKLDTAPGEVRANAYDLVINGVEIGGGSIRIYNRDLQKKMFQVLGFTDEEAQKQFGFLMDAFEYGAPPHGGIAFGFDRMCALFDGADSIRDYIAFPKNNAGRDVMIDTPSNIADEQLDELGIEVKERDK; via the coding sequence ATGCTACGAACGCACACCTGCGGAGAATTACGACTAGAAAACGCTAATGAAGAAGTTACCCTCACCGGATGGGTGCAGCGCAAACGCGACAAAGGTGGGGTGCTCTGGATTGACCTACGCGACCGCTACGGCCTGACCCAACTAATTTTTAAAGACGGAGAAACTGCCGACGAACTAATTAAGCAAGCGCAGGATGTAGGCCGAGAATATGTGCTAAAAGCCAGCGGAAAAGTAATTGAACGCTACTCTAAAAACCCTGACTTGCCTACCGGAGATATTGAAATTGAAGTTACCGACTTAAAGGTACTGAATCCTTCTAAAGTGCCTCCGTTCACCATTGAAGATAATACCGATGGGGGCGAAGACCTGCGGATGAAGTACCGCTACCTGGATTTGCGCCGTAACGAAGTGCGCCAGAAGCTTCAGCTTCGTCATCGCATGATGCAGCAAACTCGTCGCTATTTGGACGCTCAAGAGTTTATTGAGGTAGAAACTCCCGTGCTGATCAAATCCACTCCCGAAGGGGCTCGCGATTTTGTAGTGCCTTCCCGGATGCACCCCGGCGAGTTTTATGCCCTTCCCCAATCGCCGCAAACGTTCAAGCAACTACTGATGGTTTCTGGCTTCGACCGCTACTTCCAGATTGTGAAGTGTTTCCGCGACGAAGACCTACGAGCCGACCGCCAACCTGAGTTTACTCAGATTGACTGTGAGATGTCATTCGTTACTCAGGAAGATATTCTGAGTACGTTTGAAGGCTTGACCAAGCATCTATTCAAGGAAGTAAAAGGTCTGGAGATCACGGATGCATTTCCCCGAATGAGCTACGCCGATGTCATGAAATACTATGGTAATGACAAACCCGACACCCGCTTCGAAATGCGCTTTGTGGAGCTAAATGAAGTGGCTCAAGGCAAAGGGTTTAATGTATTTGACAGTGCCGAACTAGTCGTCGGAATTGTTGCGTCCGGCTGTGCTGAATACTCTCGCAAACAGCTAGATGCTTTAACCAATTTTGTAAAACGCCCGCAAGTTGGTGCCAAAGGCTTGGTCTACGTAAAGTGTAACGCCAATGGTACGTTTAAATCGTCGGTAGACAAATTTTATAGTCAGGATGACCTAAAACAGTGGATGCAAACTATGCAGGCGAAAGAAGGAGATTTACTACTGGTTCTTTCCGGCGACAAAAACCCTACCCGAAAAGCATTATCCGAACTACGGCTGCACCTGGGTTCCGAACTAAATCTTCGTGATAAGTCCGTGTACAAACCACTGTGGGTGGTAGATTTTCCGTTGCTAGAATGGGATGAGGAATCGCAGCGTTACTACGCCATGCACCATCCGTTCACATCCCCTAAACCAGAAGATGTTGAGAAACTAGATACTGCCCCAGGCGAAGTACGGGCCAATGCTTACGATTTGGTAATTAATGGAGTAGAAATTGGCGGTGGCTCTATCCGAATCTACAACCGGGATCTGCAAAAGAAAATGTTCCAAGTGCTAGGCTTTACCGATGAAGAAGCCCAGAAGCAATTCGGCTTTCTGATGGATGCCTTTGAGTACGGTGCTCCTCCCCACGGCGGTATTGCCTTCGGTTTCGACCGCATGTGTGCCCTCTTCGACGGAGCCGACTCTATCCGCGACTACATTGCATTCCCCAAAAACAACGCCGGTCGCGATGTGATGATTGACACTCCGTCAAATATTGCCGATGAGCAGTTGGATGAACTGGGGATTGAAGTGAAGGAGAGGGATAAATAG
- a CDS encoding energy transducer TonB: MLPTTTMFRIPKQTVFLFAWAYMLLGGSTDGYAQTQLRSYQQIKAVLKEISTQKNQIVRKYYSSTRDLQLAYKKQISSRNASASANDTLALEVKLLRGVATDQELTTLDSLDDLQQQLATQLKRVPDQGGVYDTVDELPQPKKGMEDFYRYITQSLRYPTRARQKQIEGKVYVQFVVNEFGSVADAKVLRGLGEGCDREALRVVHKSPAWKPGKIDGNAVRSRVILPITFQLRQEGNGDPLENFVVTTNNRAQSYEEIRRTLLKINRLKAEIMQRHYTSSRDLQLAYQAQVEQASAEGEEVAADISLLEGVLTAEDVVRLTRLDEISSNLREKLKYYPNADGVYEVVDTPPQPADGYTAFYQYLGKHLRYPESAVENNVQGKVYVQLIIDKNGEVLSRTILKGIGSGCDREAQRVLKRMPNWKPALTDGQPVRAKAIVPISFKLGE, translated from the coding sequence ATGCTACCTACTACCACCATGTTTCGGATTCCGAAGCAAACCGTTTTTCTATTCGCTTGGGCATATATGCTGCTCGGAGGGTCAACCGATGGCTACGCTCAAACGCAATTACGATCATACCAGCAAATTAAGGCGGTGCTTAAGGAAATTTCAACTCAGAAAAACCAGATCGTTCGGAAGTATTACTCCAGCACCCGCGATTTGCAACTGGCTTATAAAAAACAAATATCGTCTAGAAACGCATCAGCAAGTGCAAATGATACTTTAGCGCTGGAGGTAAAACTACTGCGTGGGGTAGCTACTGACCAAGAATTGACTACGCTGGATAGCCTGGATGACTTACAACAACAATTGGCAACACAGCTGAAACGAGTGCCCGATCAAGGCGGAGTGTACGATACGGTAGATGAACTGCCACAGCCCAAAAAGGGGATGGAAGACTTTTATCGTTATATTACGCAAAGTTTACGCTACCCCACCCGTGCCCGACAGAAGCAAATTGAAGGTAAAGTTTACGTACAGTTTGTTGTCAACGAATTTGGTAGTGTAGCCGATGCCAAAGTATTAAGGGGGCTAGGCGAAGGCTGCGATCGGGAAGCTCTACGGGTCGTTCATAAGTCACCCGCCTGGAAACCCGGAAAGATTGATGGCAATGCGGTGCGCTCGCGGGTTATTCTGCCAATCACTTTTCAATTACGGCAAGAAGGGAATGGTGACCCATTAGAAAACTTTGTAGTAACCACCAACAATCGGGCGCAATCATACGAAGAAATTAGACGCACCCTGCTCAAGATTAATCGGCTTAAGGCCGAGATCATGCAAAGACACTACACTAGTTCCCGCGACCTACAGTTGGCCTATCAGGCTCAGGTAGAACAAGCCTCGGCTGAGGGAGAAGAAGTTGCTGCGGATATTAGCTTGCTGGAAGGAGTGCTAACGGCGGAGGATGTAGTCCGATTGACCCGACTTGATGAAATTAGTAGTAATCTGCGGGAAAAGCTGAAGTACTACCCCAATGCCGACGGAGTATACGAAGTAGTAGATACCCCTCCGCAACCAGCCGATGGCTACACTGCGTTTTATCAGTACTTGGGCAAGCACCTACGTTACCCAGAATCAGCAGTGGAAAACAACGTACAGGGAAAAGTATACGTACAACTGATTATTGATAAAAACGGTGAAGTGTTGTCGCGCACTATCCTGAAAGGCATTGGTTCGGGCTGTGACCGAGAAGCCCAGCGGGTGCTAAAAAGAATGCCCAATTGGAAACCAGCACTTACCGATGGTCAACCTGTGCGGGCAAAAGCGATTGTCCCCATCAGTTTTAAATTAGGCGAATGA
- a CDS encoding lipoprotein N-acyltransferase Lnb domain-containing protein — protein sequence MIHKLNVWILLFQLISYPLSAQTLSHQAEISLLTYSPSKQLYTAFGHNAIRVKDPANSMGGIPLDMVYNYGTFDFNEPGFYLKFMRGKLNYRLSAYNFRYVELEQQQRQMDVREQVFDLTLEQKQALFDFLNENLLPKNRFYLYDFFYDNCATRIRDAFEVVLDESFQLDTNFIAAENRKTFRQLVDEYMAPQPWGDFGIDLALGSQIDQPVSPYHYMFLPDYLAKSFDGSTLTRNGQQIPLVKQNAIIMTGRQTADTSLPTTKPQTDVPRWATPRWATPRWATPRWATPRWTFIGLFALFLGWTILTRNQKTVHWPDILLFGAIGLLGSLLLVLWLATDHQTTKENWNLLWAHPLHLLTAILFTRKQLGIGVKLYFLISGFFYLGLIAGSEVIPQEYHPAVIPLIALIAFRYFYKYHQGE from the coding sequence ATGATCCATAAACTGAACGTTTGGATATTACTTTTTCAACTAATAAGTTACCCACTGTCGGCTCAAACCCTATCTCATCAGGCAGAGATCAGCCTTCTTACCTATTCACCTAGCAAACAGCTCTACACCGCTTTTGGGCATAATGCCATCCGAGTAAAAGACCCTGCAAATTCGATGGGCGGCATTCCGCTGGACATGGTGTACAATTATGGTACATTTGATTTTAACGAGCCAGGTTTTTACCTCAAATTTATGCGGGGTAAGCTCAATTATAGGCTGAGTGCTTACAACTTTCGCTACGTAGAGTTGGAACAGCAACAACGGCAGATGGACGTACGGGAGCAAGTTTTTGATCTAACGCTGGAGCAGAAGCAAGCACTGTTTGACTTTTTGAACGAGAATTTGCTACCTAAAAACCGCTTTTATCTGTATGATTTTTTCTACGATAACTGCGCTACCCGCATTCGGGATGCTTTTGAGGTAGTGTTGGACGAATCCTTCCAGCTAGACACCAATTTTATTGCAGCCGAAAATCGTAAAACTTTCCGGCAGCTAGTTGACGAGTACATGGCTCCTCAGCCCTGGGGCGACTTCGGTATAGATTTGGCATTAGGGTCACAAATTGACCAACCCGTTTCGCCCTACCATTACATGTTTCTACCTGATTATCTGGCAAAAAGCTTTGACGGTAGCACATTGACCCGGAACGGGCAGCAAATTCCTTTGGTGAAGCAGAATGCGATCATTATGACTGGGAGGCAAACTGCGGATACTTCTCTTCCAACAACAAAGCCCCAAACGGACGTTCCTCGCTGGGCGACACCTCGCTGGGCGACACCTCGCTGGGCGACACCTCGCTGGGCGACACCCCGCTGGACTTTCATCGGCTTATTTGCCCTATTTCTTGGTTGGACAATTCTGACTCGTAATCAAAAAACCGTTCATTGGCCGGATATTTTACTGTTCGGTGCAATTGGATTACTAGGCTCTCTTTTATTGGTTCTATGGTTAGCTACCGACCATCAGACTACTAAAGAGAATTGGAACCTGCTATGGGCACATCCGCTGCATTTGCTTACGGCTATACTTTTTACTCGTAAACAGTTAGGTATTGGCGTAAAGCTTTATTTTCTGATTAGTGGTTTCTTTTATCTAGGGCTGATTGCGGGATCAGAGGTAATTCCACAAGAATACCATCCGGCAGTAATTCCACTAATTGCTTTAATTGCGTTTCGCTACTTTTATAAGTATCATCAGGGAGAGTAG